TCAATAAGGAAGCCATCTAtgcgtttgttccaagctcttggagcttgtttcaaaccatacaaggctttatgcaacttgtagtatctcatctcttgattctttacttcaaaaccagggggctgtccaacataaacttcctcatcaagtggaccgttcaaaaacgcagatttgacgtccatttgataaacgctccaattgttgttgtttgcaataccaacaaccaatcggatggtctcaagcctagccacaggagcaaacacctcctcAAAGTCTATTCCTTCATGTTGCAAAAACCCTTTCGCTACTAATCGAGCCTTATACTTGATTATCTCGCCCTTCGGATTTGCTTTCACTTTAAAGACCCAACGGACACCAATTGGCTTTTTACCATGAGGTAGATCAACTAACTCCCAAGTACCATTTTTCTCGATTGATTCCAGCTCCTCTTTCATTgcacaaatccattttggatcCCTTAGAGCCTCCTCCGTATTCACCGGTTCGGATTCGGCCATAAGCGCAAAATGAACGAAATCACCTTCATTATTAACTTCGTTATCTTGGAATCTCTCGCATTCTTGGAGTCTAGAAGGCAACACCCTTTGCCTTGTTGATCTTCTACGGTGTCCTTCAGTTTGAACATCATTCGGAGGCTGCGGAACTGTTTCGGGACTGACTGGATCATCAAAAAATACAGCAGTTGGAATTCTGTTctgctcgtaaccggttacgctgttctcTGCAGAATTCTTGCCCTGTTTTTCctgtccgtaaccggttacgccagttTGTACTGGCTGGCCGTAACCAGTTACACTGAGACTGCTgctgttattttcttcaaaaataacatcTCGATTAATTTGAATCTTCCGATTTCTCGCATCGAACAGTTTGTAACCGCCTGTAGAGTGATATCCAACGAATATCATTTCTTCTCCTTTATCGTCCAACTTCTTTCTCAATTGTCCCGGCACATGTTTATAAGCCACCGAACCGAATACACGCAAATGACTTAGATTCGGTTTGAATCCATACCAAGCCTCTTCCGGTGTAAGCTTTTCAAGCTTCTTTGTAGGACAACAATTCAATAGGTATGTGGCTGTAGAGACCGCTTCTCCCCATAGTTCCTTCGGTAGACCTTTACCGCTTAACATGCTTCGAACCATGTTCATAATCGAACGATTTTTCCTCTCGGCAATACCATTTTGCTGCGGCGTATAGGGTGGTACAACCTCACGCACTATACCCTCATCATCACAATACTTCCCAAACGCAACCgaggtatactcacctccaccgtcCGTTTTGAGAACTTTCAACTTGCGACCGCATTGCCTCTCCGCCATGGACTTAAACCTCTTGAATACATCAAACacctcatcctttctcttgatgACGTAAGTACACAACTTTATACTAAAATCGTCAATGAACGTGACAAAATATCGATTGCCACCAAATGTGTCCACTTGCATAGGTCCACAAACAtcggaatacaccacctcaaggtgtgcattggtcctatgacccgcatccttgctaaaacttcctttgtgttgttttcctttcacacattcctcacacaacTCAGCTGGAACGTTAATGTGTGGCAGCTCGGTAACCATACCTTCTTGTTGCAACGCTTTGAGATCACGAAAATTCAAGTGACCGAGACGATAATGCCATAACCACTCCTCTCTACTTGCAGCTGTAGCTAAGCACCTATGCTCCAATACTTTCAGCTCAACTTTGAAAGTCCTATTGGTAGCCATGGGAGCCTTTAGGATCAACACTCCACTAGCATCAACAACCCGCAAGATCTTATCTTCCAACCGTATATTGTAACCTTTTTCGAGCAATTGACCAATACTCATAAGATTACACTTAATACCTGGAATATATAGCACATCCTTGATCATAGAATGTCCACCATCCTTTTTCTCGATCAACACATCACCGACACCTTCGGCCATGAGAGTGGAATCGTCCGCAAACTTCACTTTGTTTTTCGCCACTTGATTGAtttgcacaaaccaatctcttcttcCCGTCATATGCGTTGAACATCCGGAGTCTAAGTACCACTCCTCTTTGCCTTGAGTTCCATCACGAACCgaaatcatcacattttgttccgaACTCAAAACTGTCGCTTTTTCTGCACTGCTGCAGCTGCTGTCCCGTGACTTGCAGCTGCTGTCCAGCACCTCTGCCATGCCTTCGCACTCATCGGTAATCATCATTAAGAGTGTGGCTTCATCATCCACCTCTTGCCTAGCAACCTTAGCTTCATCCCCTTTAGTTTCAAGCTGTTTAGCACCACACTTTGATTGAAAATGCCCAAGTTTCCTGCATTTCCAGCATTGTATTTTGCTCATGTCTCTTGGTTTTCCACCTCTCGCGTTGCTTCGATCACCATAACCGTTTGAGCTGCTGCTCTCACCCTTTTGTCCCTTCGAATGTTTAGGTTCACCATCGCCTTGCTTCCCTTTCGAAGGCCATTTCCCTTTCGAACCTTTACTCCTTTCATTGAAACGAGCTTGCAAAGCTAATTCCGCCTTTGCCTTGTCGCTTCCTCTCtcgtccattctttgttcatgtgcttctagggaactttgaagctcatccttgctcagcgacgtaaggtccttcgactcttcaATAGCAACCACAATGTTGTCGAATCTTGACGTCAACGAACGTAAGATTTTTGACACAACATTCTGCTCTAAGATCGTTTCCCCACacgacttgatttgattcactaagcGCGTAATGTGCGTCACATAATCGTTGATcgtttccttctcttccatttgcgttaactcgaattgcctcttgtgagtttgtaacctcacaaccTTCGCCTTCGCAGCCCCAGCATATGCTTTCTCAAGAATTAACCAAGCTTGCCTCGCGGACTCGCAATCACCGACCTTTTCGAAGTTATCACCATCGACGCAAGAGTGTATCAAGAAGAgagctttgtaatctttcttcttctcttccctgaAAGTGGCTTGATGTGCAGCTGTAGGTTCAGCCCCAAGAGGTGTGACTCCATTGTTGACGATATCGAGAACTTCTTGATATCCAAACAAGACCTTCATTTGCTTAGACCACTTGTCGTAATTCTTCGAATCAAGAATCGGTAAATTGGATGGGATTCGATCATTGGTACTCATTGTTGCAGCGGAATCGGATCAGAACCAgtgctcttgatgccaaatgttggaacatacaaatcaaattaaggtttctttaatggggaaaatgatcaattgaagaagatgaagattaaagaatgaagagaaataatagagagatagagagtaattgagggtgagatagtgaattggcattaaccacaacataggagtagtgagctccttatatagtacaagttacaaaatgattggaatgatttaaaacaccctaaaacaaacagaaaaacagttgggcttcagtgtaaccggttacggcaaacagcgtaaccggttacgcaaacgcaacatctacagtaaatctgtttcacgggttcgtaaccggttacggtaacaggcgtaaccggttacgccaactgaagtgctaAAAACAGCAGTTTCAACATCTCGAAGAAACAAAACAATCCATAGTGAATCAATGACAAATCGTGAAGACGAAACCATGAAACAACCACTAAAGCACAAGCTGAAGCAATTGAGGGCTCGCAAAAGAATAATCATCGAACAAAGACCAAGAAATTTCAAGAGTGATCGAGTAGGGGTATCATTGAACAAAGTTAGTGTGAATTAGATTTGCATAGGTTTAATCAAACGTGCTGATACCATGtcaaaaatttatgattttacGATTTCTTTGTTCACTTCTCCACTATATATAATATATCATCCTTAATAGACATTTACAACTCATAGTTACAAATATCGTAGTATCTCATCTTACTAGTCTAAATTAAAGAAATTAGTCTCGTTAAGTCAGTTCAGTTGATAGTTGTGCAGAGACATCAGATGCAGGGACGCAAGTTTGAACTCGCGACATCTCAATTATTCACCTCTAAAGGATGAATTTTGGACTACTTGaccaaaaaaaattagaaaaagtaaatatatatagaATTAAAAGTTTTACcaacatttaataaaaaacaattatcatCTGATTAACCCCTGATACTCTTCGTGACATTCATTGTAACACTATCTCTTATCATTGAAacagagaaagaaaaaaacataaacataagCCATGAACAAATGAGCCGTTAAAAAGCAAAACAAAAATGGCTTGCATAAAATCCATATTGTAAATTGCAGACACAAACAACGTTCAGAATATACAATCTAGACATAATCAATAAGAAAAGAAcgcaaacaaaaaataaaacttgCCTCTTGCATATGACTTCAAAATTTGCAAAGGAGATTTTGAAGGTGATTTTAATTGAAAACCAaatattgtcaagtgttttaaGAGTTTGAGGTTTTCAAAATCTACTTTTTCTTTACTAATAAATAAAACTAGTATAAACtttattaaatgaaaataaaaaatactccAAGACAGCTTTTGCACGGTTCGATTTAAGAGTAAAAGTCAAATAATTTGAACTAATATAAACAGTTTGGTAAAACCGTGTCAAACTTTTTTTGACTAGTCCTGATGGTAGTTGACAATTTAGATGGTAACATGGAGAAAAATATGACAAGTTCTATTGTTACGTGCATCTTGATCATAGCAAGACAGAATTAAAGTGGGGCATAAGAAAATGAAAggagcatgactcatcaaatacaagatataatataaatttatatcatGTCTTTATTTTGTCCCATCATTATGCAACTCTCTTATCCTATATCATTCATTATATGCAACTCTTATCCTatctattttttattgaattgtgTAATAAATATCTTTTCAGTACATTTTCTCACCAAAGGATACAGAGAGGATACAGAGAATAACATCTAGTTTTATTTGATACAGAAGTCAGAACCAATGAGTTATGCATGTATTTAAGAGGAAGCTTTCATTGGCATGCACTTTTTCCCATACTCATAAATCAAAACCAAATAGCTTATTCTTATTTCCACTAAGAGGAGAATTTTTGGGAGAGCAAAGCTTCAAGTGATGAACTATCAGTCACAGGGGCACTACATGTGAAGTTTTGACATACAAGAGCTACAACCTTGCCAACTGCAGAGTTATTCTTTGCCATTAGAGCAATATTGCTGTTATTTACTTCCCAAAATTCCATATCTTCTTTGTAGTTGGGATCTATATGAATAACCTACAATTGACATCAGCGCGCAAATGTTATTGATGACAACCAGAAAGAAATATGGGGACATCGAGTTTGTAAAGAGTGATTTTGCTTACTGTTCTGTTGGGATCGTATAATGTGTGAGCCGCAGCGAGCATGTTTTCAAATTCCTCGGAAGTCTTTTCGCCTACCACCACCACTTGCTTCCGGGAAGGCACGCGCAGCATGTCTGTTGCACAACACATTAAAGGCACTGCCATGGCCATatctttcaatcttttctcaaaAACTGCCTGCAATACCGTATGAAGGGAATCCCAGTGAGTTGCAACTGATAGATAATATATGCATTTCCAGTTTCCCAGTAATAATCCTATCCCACCAGTGTCAGTGCATAAACAAGAAACGATTTTTTAGGAGGAAAGAGTTTACATACCAATAGGTGTTCTGCGTTTCGCTTATAGTAATCTGCCTTACTTCCAGAAACCACGGAAGCCAACCTTATAAGATTTATTGCGGAGACAGAGTTCCCTGACGGTTCTGCCCCGTCGTGGTCTTCCTTCACACGGAGAAGAACTGAAGAATCTTCTCCTGTATTGTTGAAATATCCGCCTCCATCCTTATCAAGAAACAAAGAATCCTGCAAGCAACTCATCTCATTAGCACTGTGAAGGACTGGCaggaaaaataaatgaaatatccATCAAGTCTGGACATCAATCTCTACCTGGGTTTCCTGTAATTCAATGGCCCATAAAAGCCAGTTGATTCCACCCCCAAATTCATAGAGATCCAGCAACCCAGAAATCAGAAAAGCATAATCATCCAAGAAACCAGGAGCTTTAGATGGAGAGTTTCTGAAACTGTGTTGTAGTCTGTTAGTCTCTGCATTGTAAAGTTGATTCCTAATGAAGGATGCTGCTTTATCTGCTATTCTCAAGTACTCCTTTGGCTGGAATATGGACAAACAAAAGGAGgagaaaaaataaatacataatcaATGACTTAACAGAAAAGAGTTTATTTAAGTGCTTCCCTAACAGCTTCACCCACAATTTTTTCATACTTTCAAGTGACTATTCACATAAAGAAAGCCAGAAACTACATATTGTGCAAAGCAAGAATTATGATTACCACTATAAAATTGTACACTTATGGCGAAATTAGTTAACAAACATCTTCTGGAAGCAACATAATAAGAGGATCGTCTCCCATATTATAGGCATTAAGCTGAAATAAAATATCTAAGGTTTTCTACCTACACCACTACATTAATCGAGGAAAAAAACTTACTTCAGTGCCAACAACAGGAAAGTTGAATTTGATCCCTTCAGCTTCACCCTTTAGAATCTTAGAAGCCCTAGCAAAAGATGAGATTGCCAGTCCATTCCAAGATACAATAACCTAGAAGCATAGGATATATTATCTTGAGAGTTGCGAGCATAGATAAAAAGTTTAGGATTTGGCTCCTCTGAAGCGAAAAGAGTAAAATGGGAAaatcaatggttgatatttcgaCATACCCTATCTATGCATGTAAATACAATATTAACCATTGATTTGTTCAACAAAAATTATGTTAATCACTTAACACTCTAAAGTGAGTTGCTCGCTTTAGAGTAGATTAAAAAGTTCAAACCTAAATCATTATAAGTGGATCCTAAATAAATAGAATGCTCAAGGGAAATACCTTATACCTTATCATCCAAATGTGGCTTGGGGCGCTTCAATCTTACTTCAAACAACTTACGCCTGCATTCTCCAAGAATTTCTTGATATGTGTCAACTGACATACCATATTTTGAGGCAATTTCTGAAGGATCCTTTCTCTCAATCAGGACATTCTTTCCCTTGAATTCATGGTGAGGATCACTCATTTCAGATAGGTCACAGTTACCCGCCTTTTTTATGTAATAGTGTTCCTCAAAAAGAGCAGCATGCTCTCCAAGTAAGTCTTCAACCTAAACAAATCAAACCAGTAGTTCAGTACCAGGTTAAGATAATATACTTAATTATTTACCCTTTTAAAgaattaagcaatttttcattcaaaaagaaaagaaaaaccagCAAATTGGCATACATAAAAGACTTTAGATTTTAGATTATTCCGTGATAAATTTATGGCATAATTGCAAAATATACTTTTAAAAGGCTTTTATGTTTATGTCAGACACTGAAAAAGagttaaattaaataaacaagATGATGTCAATCTTAAAAAAGACTTAAATCAAATAAGCAAGATAATATCAATCTTACATTATTCAATTTAACCTACTCTATTTCAACCCTTATTTTTTTCATCATGCTTTGACCCTTATTTATCATTGTCCTGAGTTGGCCTATTTGTGCTTTAACGCACATAGAGATAAGTCGGATACCAAACCTTTAAACATGCTAACAGGCCAGGCCGAAAAATTAACTTAGGTGAGCCGTAGACTGGGATAGATGGCCAGACCTGTTTTTAGGCCTACTATTAACAGTGAATAATTAATAAACAAGAGTTGAAAAACAGTTATTATTTTCTGTGAGAGAACAAATTGATTTATATTCAATTGACTGCCACATCAGTGGACCATTGGACCATTCCAACAACTTCAAGACCATGTTAttacttattgtattttatttcatCCCTGAGCACTGTAGGATTTTGAACCCAATTGAAAGATAATTTTTTGTAATGAACCAAATGAATCAATTTCTTTTCAAGGACCTATAATGCAATTCGCCATAAGAAATATATTACAGAAAAGACGATAAAATTTGAATGACAGACCTCTTCGCTGGTCCATATGTAGAAGGATCCTTCCTTTTTACGTGTAGCTCCTTCGGTCTCTGCACTGTCAGCATCCTCTGCTGAAAATATTTCACCTTCTGGACCAATCATGTCTCTCCTCAAATAGTCCAGGATATCCCGTGATATAGATGAATAGAAGGTATCTTTTGTGATAGAAAAAGCATCTAAATAAGCATTAGCAAGCTGCCCTTGATCATAAAGCATCTTCTCAAAATGTGGAACTGCAAAGATATGAGAGATCAACGGTTAAATTATCCCAACAACATTTCAGAATAAAGAGCATTATAGTAGTAGAGCGCGTCCTGATTAACATGGCAAAATCAAAATGCTCAGGAATTTGCATATGTATAATATCTATTATAGCTCATAGACATATCAGATACAACTGACTGGTAGTCCAAGAAAAAATTACCATGCCAGCATTCATCCACGCTATATCTGTGAAACCCCCCTCCAACATGATCGTGGACGCCTCCTTTTGCCATGCATTGTAATGTAAAGAAAACCATTTTCTGACTTTCCTTAGCTCTATCTAACTTTCCCGTATCCTCCAACTTTTTCGAGTTGTAAGACATCAAGTTGATCTCAACCGGTCTTGGAAATTTTGGAGCAGATCCAAAACCACCGAACTCTGAATCATAGTTCTCAGAGAGCTTAAAGAAAATATGAAAGCCTTATGAGTTACGAACACTAGTATCTATCAGCCTTAAATTAAATAAACTTTTGTAAGTGAGAAAACAAGATTGTCGTGTTTATGACCATTCCTCACTTTCCCATGTTCCTTATGTggagaaaagagaaaacacaaaCCATTTTTCCCTTTTTCTTATATCCCCTTTTGTGTCTAAGAAAGGGAGAGGGGCTTGCTAACAAATTTGAAATTGATATAGAAAACAAAAGCAGATGCACAAAGCCTTACTTGCTCTGAGCATAGACGTAATGCCTCGTCAGAAACACCATCAGGCAATTTACCAGAATCTGAACTAGTAGACAATGCCTCAGAAAGCTGTTCAATTGCAAATGTTCCACTCTTAACTAGCATATCCCTCTTactttcccaagcatcttttacCTTTCTAGAGAGAAGAGGAACAATACAAATAGTATACAAGATCTCCAAGAGTCAGAATAATGATTTAAAGCATTGATCCTAAGTTTAAGTATGTTGATGATTTAAGCTGACATGTGCAATAACCCTAACCTGAGTATAGTCTTAAATCCAGGTCGGCCATATTTATCTTCAGGGGGAAAGTAAGTTCCACCCATTAAAGGCTTCAGGTCAGGTGAAAGAAACACAGTCAGGGGCCAACCTCCTCCGCCATACAAAGCCTGCACATACGTCATGTATACCTTATCAACATCCGGCCGCTCCTCACGATCCACCTACGGCATTAGCACAAGACAAAGTTAAGCAACTGGTAAAACTAAAGATGATCGTTAATGTAAGAAAGAGCTCAAAGCAAGAGAAAACATAAAATCACCAAATTACCTTAATGCTAACAAACCCATCATTCAACAATTTCGCAATCCCCTCATCCTCAAAAGACTCAACCTCCATAACATGACACCTTAATCAAATTTCCCAAATTGTCATTCTCAAAACAAACTCCTCAAAATATTGACATCAAAAGTATCAGATTATAAGCCACACATACCAATGACAAGTGCTGTACCCAACTTCAAATCAAAATAGCCATTAAAACCACATCACCACATGTAAACCAGAGGTTAATTAATTCCACAATCAAATTTTCCTCAAAAAAATAAAGGATTAAACTTGCATTTAATTAATCTCAATGAAATTCACAATTTTTCAAGTATAGTTGTTCAATTTTCATTCCTAGGTACTAAATTAGGAAACTTTAACATTCAAAAACAAAAGGTATGGAGTATGGAATTACTTGATAAGAAGATAGGTGCATCTCGACGGCGAGCCTCGGCGAAAGCATCTTCTCCCCATGGATACCAATCAACCTGGAATGGAAGGAATGAATGAATCAGTGAGAATTAAGTGGAATTGAAAAATTGAAGAATTGAAAATAGGGAAACTTACAGGGTTATGAGCGTGTTGAAGAAGGTAGGGGCTTTGTTCGGAAGCAAGACGATTGGTGAAGTTGTGTTGGTTGGAGTGAGATGATGACATGGATAGGACCTTGGAGAGTGCGATGCGTGAGAGTGGGAGAGGGAATCGAGAGATTGGTTTGGTGAAGAGGAAGTGTTGGTTGTGATGGAAGAAGCGGTTGAGAACGGTGATGGAGGTTTGATGAAACATAGAATTGAAGTGTGTTTGTGTTATGGTGGATTTATTAGTAGTAGTAGTTATCTCAGTTGTTAGTCTTGGTTTCTGTTTTTGGTGAGTTGCCTGCCATGTACACTAGTTCTCTTTTGCCATGTATACTAGTTCTCTTCTCAACACTTGGGATGGTTGCTTTCATGACAAGTGGCTCTTGTTTGTCCTTGTCTATATAATCTATAcagtactccctccgttttttattataagtcgttttagacttttcacacagattaagaaaaataataattgttgtatgaaaatgagaaattatgaaggtttttacaaaattatcctttatTAATGACATgaggaagataaatttatataattgaaatgagagagaataataaatatttaaggatataatagaaaaaataacattaattatttattggaattgtaaagcgacttatattaaaatacaaaatatatttcCAAAACGATTTATAATATCCAATATTATAAAAATTTGAGATCAATTCATTCCATTTTTCCCTTTTTGGAGGATAAAATTACATATTTAAATTATGTGTCAGTATAAAttagtaaaaagaaaaaaataatattaaagttgttatcaacaaaacatagAGAAGGAAAAAATCATTTGGCTTAGGGTTTTAATAGgatgaaaaaaaactaaaaaataaaagatatatatatatatatatatatatatatatatatatatatatatattctctcaAACTCAAGATGTATTAGTACGAAGCATCGAAAGTTTGTCAATAAAAAAACGAAAAACGTTAAATGGAATGTGTCTTCGTAAACAAATCAATAATTTGTAAAGCGGTGGAGACAAATGATAAAGTAATTGTCtcttgttgaagatgatgatgagtgaaGTGACAATTAATCTTTATGTGTTTAATACGTTCATGAAAGATCGAGTTGTGGGCTATTTGAGTGGCCCTCTTGTTATCAATACATGAAAGTCGATTCAGAAAGAATGACACACATATCAGAAAGTAACCAACACAACCAAATTAATCCAGTAGTGGTGAATGCCATAGCATGATACTCAACTTCTGTAGATGAACGAGAGACACTATCTTGTTTCTTACTCTTCCTAGAAATAAGAGAGTCTCCAAGAAAGATACAAAACCTTGTGGTAGACTTACGATATGTGGGGTCGCAACCCAATTAGCATCAGAATAAGCATGTAGTTCCAATGAGGACGAAAAAGGAAAGAGAAGGCTCTGAAATTGGGTTCCCCGAAGATAACGACATATGTGAAGAACAACTGCCCAATGAAATGTAGTAGGAGAGACATCAAAACTGACTAACAACATGAACAACATAAGCAATATCTGGTCTAGTAATCGTAAGGTACATCAAGCTGCCAACCAAAGTACGATATAATGTGGGATATGGCAAAGGAACACCAACAGATGAAGCATTTTTCACGTTTAACTCAAGAGGGTTGTCTACTACTCTATTATCAGTGAAGTGACACTATTCAAGAATGTTGGCAATATCTTGGATTGAGAGAGAAGACAACCTCTAGGAGAGTAGTCAACTTCAATATCTAAAAAGAGTGCCTAAGTCCTTCATCTTAAACTGTTTGACTAAGTGTAATTTTAAATCATTAATTTCATTTGTATCTTCAcctgtaataatcatatcatcaacatataatgaAAGTAAAATACGACCATGATAAGTGGTCTTGACAAGCAAAGCAGAATCATGATCACTAGAACGAAAGCCAATAGATGTAACCACAGTGGTAAACTTCTCAAACCAAGCtcgtggagcttgtttcaaaccatatagTGTTTTCTTCAACGTACACATTTCCCCTTGATTGTGAGAAACATCTTGTGGGGGTACCATATAAACTTCTTCTTGAAGATCAccatttagaatatttttaacatccatttgggaAATATCTCATTGACGAACAGATGCAACTGCAATAAGAGTCTGAATAGTAGTTGTAACACCCTTATAAACCCACAAATATTTCGCATGATTTTACGAAATAATTCACATAAAATAACCACACAAGGGTGTCACACTTCATAGAAAACATCATAATAACAATCCTGCTCCATAACACGGGTTACATCAATTaaaaccagtgttttaaaaaccggactggACTGGCCGGttggaccggtcgaaccgggaaccggccaggtaaccggtctagttcaatagttggatcgggaatgtcattgaaccggtgtgaaccggtcaaaaccgctaaaaccgggaaaaccggcggtttttgtgaaccggcggtttaaatgcatttttaatttttttaattttaaaaaattaaaaaaacatcgttttgactattttaattaaaaattaaaataaaaaataaaataaaataataaaaaaattatgcagatgcggttgattttgttatgaagaaggagatcccaacattgaaacaatttttcttttattgaaattaaatttagtagataatgaaattattttgttataaattattcaattagattatattgcgattaagcttttgtttgcaattatattttataattatgtactattttattgcgtgtgatacctatgtgtaaaatttgaatttaaattatgaacttgtgaatttttatataatatgatattttcaaaaaatttaagtgctagttatattttgtagagactgaatcatccggttcgacagattttatacctatataattttgttataacgaccggtctattcaaccgagttatctggtttaacccggtttagtcatgcggttcggcCAGTGAcctagtggttcgaccaataaatcagtgacccagtaccctcaccggtttgatgtccggtccgatttttaaaacactgattaaAACAGCTCATCATATCTCGACAAAACATTTAAGTCATCGCAACAGATTCATCGTCATAAATAAACTCATTCATAAAACAAAACTTGTAGCATCATAGTCTCAAcaaaatttggaattcaaatcGGTTTAACAATCAAAATCATCATAATTTTATGTCAATATCAAAAGAGCATAATCATTCGTCAAACATAGTGTTCCCAACCCGATGTTACGTATAAGAGCAAGACACCACTAATTAACAAAGCTAATAAAATGATATGAAGCTATCTTCAACACTTCTACAACTATTCTTGGTCACCTGCGCATTACCCACAtgaaggc
The Vicia villosa cultivar HV-30 ecotype Madison, WI linkage group LG6, Vvil1.0, whole genome shotgun sequence genome window above contains:
- the LOC131610853 gene encoding uncharacterized protein LOC131610853 isoform X1, with the protein product MFHQTSITVLNRFFHHNQHFLFTKPISRFPLPLSRIALSKVLSMSSSHSNQHNFTNRLASEQSPYLLQHAHNPVDWYPWGEDAFAEARRRDAPIFLSIGYSTCHWCHVMEVESFEDEGIAKLLNDGFVSIKVDREERPDVDKVYMTYVQALYGGGGWPLTVFLSPDLKPLMGGTYFPPEDKYGRPGFKTILRKVKDAWESKRDMLVKSGTFAIEQLSEALSTSSDSGKLPDGVSDEALRLCSEQLSENYDSEFGGFGSAPKFPRPVEINLMSYNSKKLEDTGKLDRAKESQKMVFFTLQCMAKGGVHDHVGGGFHRYSVDECWHVPHFEKMLYDQGQLANAYLDAFSITKDTFYSSISRDILDYLRRDMIGPEGEIFSAEDADSAETEGATRKKEGSFYIWTSEEVEDLLGEHAALFEEHYYIKKAGNCDLSEMSDPHHEFKGKNVLIERKDPSEIASKYGMSVDTYQEILGECRRKLFEVRLKRPKPHLDDKVIVSWNGLAISSFARASKILKGEAEGIKFNFPVVGTEPKEYLRIADKAASFIRNQLYNAETNRLQHSFRNSPSKAPGFLDDYAFLISGLLDLYEFGGGINWLLWAIELQETQDSLFLDKDGGGYFNNTGEDSSVLLRVKEDHDGAEPSGNSVSAINLIRLASVVSGSKADYYKRNAEHLLAVFEKRLKDMAMAVPLMCCATDMLRVPSRKQVVVVGEKTSEEFENMLAAAHTLYDPNRTVIHIDPNYKEDMEFWEVNNSNIALMAKNNSAVGKVVALVCQNFTCSAPVTDSSSLEALLSQKFSS
- the LOC131610853 gene encoding uncharacterized protein LOC131610853 isoform X2; protein product: MGRRCFRRGSPSRCTYLLIKCHVMEVESFEDEGIAKLLNDGFVSIKVDREERPDVDKVYMTYVQALYGGGGWPLTVFLSPDLKPLMGGTYFPPEDKYGRPGFKTILRKVKDAWESKRDMLVKSGTFAIEQLSEALSTSSDSGKLPDGVSDEALRLCSEQLSENYDSEFGGFGSAPKFPRPVEINLMSYNSKKLEDTGKLDRAKESQKMVFFTLQCMAKGGVHDHVGGGFHRYSVDECWHVPHFEKMLYDQGQLANAYLDAFSITKDTFYSSISRDILDYLRRDMIGPEGEIFSAEDADSAETEGATRKKEGSFYIWTSEEVEDLLGEHAALFEEHYYIKKAGNCDLSEMSDPHHEFKGKNVLIERKDPSEIASKYGMSVDTYQEILGECRRKLFEVRLKRPKPHLDDKVIVSWNGLAISSFARASKILKGEAEGIKFNFPVVGTEPKEYLRIADKAASFIRNQLYNAETNRLQHSFRNSPSKAPGFLDDYAFLISGLLDLYEFGGGINWLLWAIELQETQDSLFLDKDGGGYFNNTGEDSSVLLRVKEDHDGAEPSGNSVSAINLIRLASVVSGSKADYYKRNAEHLLAVFEKRLKDMAMAVPLMCCATDMLRVPSRKQVVVVGEKTSEEFENMLAAAHTLYDPNRTVIHIDPNYKEDMEFWEVNNSNIALMAKNNSAVGKVVALVCQNFTCSAPVTDSSSLEALLSQKFSS